The following proteins are encoded in a genomic region of bacterium:
- a CDS encoding ammonium transporter: protein MCRVRLYAIIILLCMAISMVSCVVAMADVDGSKTGTAQDVIDATGGAPSADDLKTATTSEPFASKLADVVGQNKVAINFTWTLVAGFLVMFMQAGFALVETGFTRAKNAAHTMFMNFAVYAIGIIGFFVCGFAFMYGNAGPIGNLGGSPALTAGHELTIHGWGIIGTAGFFLTGSYYDLAVAALFLFQMVFMDTACTIPTGALAERWKLRSFLAYGFFMSMILYPLYGNWAWGGGWLMKLGYCDFAGSGVVHAVGGLCGLAGAIVLGPRIGKFNRDGSANAIPGHHIPMAILGTLILAFGWFGFNPGSTLGASGGNNLRFAMVATNTMLASAFGLATAVIYMLFKCGKPDPTMGANGMLAGLVAITAPCAFVNCVDSCIIGGLAGILVCLSVAFIDKIHVDDPVGAVSVHGACGLFGVISVGLFADGTFNGITGLFHGGGMHQLTVQLIAVATLLVWAFGFSFIYFKIMNYIVPMRVSKEDELAGLDMPETGVLAYPEFEMR, encoded by the coding sequence ATGTGTAGAGTCAGGTTGTATGCAATTATTATTCTGCTATGTATGGCAATATCGATGGTCTCGTGTGTAGTAGCGATGGCAGATGTTGACGGCTCCAAAACAGGGACCGCCCAAGACGTAATCGACGCAACGGGCGGTGCTCCCAGCGCCGACGATCTGAAGACTGCCACAACATCTGAACCTTTTGCGTCAAAACTCGCAGATGTTGTGGGACAAAACAAGGTCGCTATTAACTTTACCTGGACGCTGGTGGCCGGTTTTCTGGTTATGTTCATGCAGGCAGGATTCGCGCTGGTAGAGACTGGTTTTACGAGAGCCAAAAATGCCGCGCATACTATGTTTATGAACTTTGCGGTGTATGCGATAGGTATAATAGGGTTCTTTGTATGCGGTTTTGCATTTATGTATGGCAATGCTGGTCCGATAGGTAATCTTGGTGGAAGTCCCGCACTGACCGCAGGCCACGAACTTACTATTCACGGCTGGGGCATAATCGGGACCGCTGGTTTCTTTTTGACGGGTAGTTATTATGACTTGGCTGTGGCGGCTTTGTTCTTGTTCCAGATGGTCTTTATGGACACGGCCTGCACCATTCCGACCGGAGCTTTGGCCGAACGATGGAAATTGAGATCATTTCTTGCCTACGGTTTCTTTATGTCGATGATACTTTACCCGCTATATGGAAACTGGGCATGGGGCGGCGGCTGGCTGATGAAGCTTGGCTACTGTGATTTTGCAGGCTCGGGTGTCGTCCATGCGGTCGGCGGACTCTGTGGACTTGCAGGTGCCATTGTGCTCGGTCCGAGGATCGGTAAGTTTAACAGAGACGGCAGTGCGAATGCCATACCGGGCCATCACATTCCGATGGCTATTCTCGGCACACTCATTCTGGCTTTTGGCTGGTTCGGTTTCAACCCCGGCAGCACACTCGGTGCATCGGGTGGTAACAACCTGAGGTTCGCGATGGTCGCCACCAACACAATGCTTGCATCTGCTTTTGGCTTGGCAACTGCCGTGATCTATATGCTTTTCAAGTGCGGCAAGCCCGACCCGACAATGGGTGCGAACGGCATGCTGGCCGGACTGGTCGCGATTACTGCTCCGTGTGCATTTGTCAATTGTGTGGATTCCTGTATTATAGGTGGACTCGCAGGTATTCTGGTGTGCTTAAGTGTAGCGTTTATCGACAAGATTCATGTGGACGATCCGGTTGGTGCTGTTTCGGTGCACGGTGCTTGTGGTCTGTTCGGCGTCATCAGTGTCGGTCTATTTGCGGATGGCACTTTCAACGGCATTACCGGTCTTTTCCATGGTGGCGGAATGCACCAACTGACTGTTCAACTAATTGCGGTAGCCACGCTTCTTGTATGGGCATTCGGGTTTAGTTTCATATACTTCAAGATTATGAACTATATTGTTCCGATGCGCGTAAGCAAGGAGGACGAGCTTGCCGGCCTGGATATGCCTGAGACCGGAGTGTTGGCATATCCTGAATTCGAGATGAGGTAA
- a CDS encoding PIG-L family deacetylase, with protein MKLNKDKAEIFVPDGKPIQEAVARTTHMGISAHQDDIEIMAFHGVLECFGKDDKWFMGVVVTNGAGSPRDDLYANYTDEQMQTVRRLEQKKAAFVGEYSAQALLDYSSAEVKDSKNQNVVDDLKKIFELAKPEVVYTHNLGDKHDTHVATTMHIVRAIRALPKDARPKKLLGCEVWRDLDWMSDEDKIPLNVEAHENIASAVLGVHDSQICGGKRYDLATLGRRRAHATYFASHGTDACALLNFAMDLTPLIEDDSLDVNEYLKGFISRFQGEVTERVGKFA; from the coding sequence ATGAAACTCAATAAAGATAAAGCTGAGATTTTTGTCCCGGACGGCAAACCCATACAGGAAGCCGTTGCGCGCACAACCCATATGGGAATCTCAGCGCACCAGGACGATATCGAGATTATGGCATTCCACGGTGTGCTCGAATGCTTCGGCAAGGACGATAAGTGGTTTATGGGTGTCGTCGTCACAAACGGCGCAGGCAGTCCGAGAGACGACTTATACGCAAACTACACAGACGAACAGATGCAGACTGTCAGACGCCTCGAACAGAAAAAAGCCGCGTTTGTCGGTGAATATAGCGCACAGGCTCTGCTGGATTATAGCAGTGCTGAGGTGAAGGATTCCAAAAACCAGAACGTGGTCGATGACCTTAAGAAGATCTTTGAACTTGCAAAGCCGGAAGTCGTATATACTCACAACCTCGGCGACAAGCATGACACTCATGTGGCCACGACTATGCATATCGTCAGGGCAATCCGCGCGCTGCCAAAAGACGCAAGACCCAAAAAGCTTCTTGGCTGCGAAGTGTGGCGCGACCTGGACTGGATGAGTGACGAAGACAAGATTCCTCTCAACGTGGAAGCCCATGAGAACATTGCATCCGCTGTGCTGGGTGTGCATGACTCACAGATCTGCGGCGGCAAGAGATATGACCTGGCTACACTCGGACGCAGGCGCGCTCATGCCACCTATTTTGCATCGCACGGCACAGACGCTTGCGCACTGCTCAACTTTGCAATGGACCTCACACCGCTTATCGAAGATGACTCGCTGGATGTCAACGAGTATCTGAAAGGATTCATAAGCAGGTTCCAGGGAGAAGTGACCGAACGAGTCGGGAAATTTGCTTGA
- a CDS encoding DUF1540 domain-containing protein: protein MVPEVRKCDVSQCFYNKDSECCARGILIGSNEPVCETFMASQQRTKHQGQASVGACHIENCLYNQSMSCNACGDIEIIFSNNQAWCNTFASK, encoded by the coding sequence ATGGTTCCCGAAGTCAGAAAGTGTGACGTAAGCCAGTGTTTTTATAACAAAGACAGTGAGTGCTGCGCCCGTGGGATATTGATCGGCAGCAATGAGCCTGTATGCGAGACATTTATGGCCTCTCAGCAGCGCACAAAACACCAGGGACAAGCGTCGGTAGGTGCGTGCCATATAGAAAACTGCCTGTATAATCAGTCCATGAGCTGTAATGCCTGCGGTGATATAGAGATCATATTTTCTAACAATCAGGCGTGGTGTAATACATTTGCGTCTAAATAA
- a CDS encoding P-II family nitrogen regulator, giving the protein MTKIEAIIRPNKLDEVKAALDDLGLMGVTVSHVMGSGKQRGRTQHYRGQEYVVSLLDKVKIETVVMDDMADDVMKAIADAAGTGEIGDGKIFVYKVDNAMRIRTREMGEAAVR; this is encoded by the coding sequence ATGACAAAAATCGAAGCGATAATAAGACCGAACAAACTTGACGAGGTAAAGGCTGCTCTTGACGATTTGGGGCTGATGGGTGTCACTGTATCCCATGTTATGGGCAGTGGCAAGCAGAGAGGCCGGACCCAGCACTATCGCGGCCAGGAATATGTGGTCAGTCTGCTGGACAAGGTCAAGATCGAGACTGTTGTGATGGACGATATGGCCGATGACGTAATGAAGGCCATAGCGGATGCGGCTGGAACCGGTGAGATCGGTGACGGCAAGATATTCGTATACAAAGTCGACAATGCAATGCGAATACGAACTCGTGAAATGGGTGAAGCAGCAGTGCGATAG